From the genome of Candidatus Roizmanbacteria bacterium CG_4_9_14_0_2_um_filter_38_17:
TAGATCCTTGGTTCCAAACTTCAGTTGCTTTTACCAGATCTGGTTTAAGTGGGTGTTTGTCTAAGATATTTACTCCTTCGGCAATTGACTGCATCATGGCATATTCGATGCCGTTGTGGACCATTTTTACAAGATGCCCAGAGCCTGATGGACCAAAATATGCATATCCCTTATGCTCATACGAGAGCGCCTTAAATAAAGATCGGATCTTTATATACGCTTCTTCTGGTCCTCCTATCATAAAACATGCCCCGGTTCGCGCTCCCTCTATTCCGCCCGATGTTCCTACATCAAGATAATGTATTCCCTTTTTTGCTAATTTTTCAGCGTCCCTTTGGCTGTCTTTATAATGAGAGTTAACGGCGTTAATAATAATATCTCCCTTTTCTAATAGCTCGCTTAAAACCGGGCCGTTGTTGCCAAAGAGAATATCTTGGACTGGTTTTCCAGCTGAAACCATTAGCCATAAAATTCTAGGTATCTTAAGCTTAGATACTAATTCCTCTAAAGTTGGCGTGAATTGAGCATTAGGATTTTTTTTCACAAACTCTTCTGCCTTACTGGTGGTGCGGTTGTAGACTACTACTTCAATCCCTTCCTCCACGGCGTGCTCAGCTATCGCCCTCCCCATATTTCCTAAACCAATTAGTCCAATTTTCATATTTTTATAATATCACACCTGTATTTTAAAACCGGGTTTTAAAATATTACTAGGTGGACCCCAGCTCCCTGGTTTATATTTCATTAGGTTTTTATCCGCCGAAGAGGCGGACTGCCACTTTTTTAATATTGGTGTAATAAATTTCCAGCTAGCTCTCACTTCTTTCGTGCTTGCAAAAAGGGTCTGGTCTCCAACCATGCAGTCAACTATTAATTTTTCATATGCTTCAAGTAGCTTGGTTGTATGTGCTTTTGCGTAATCCAGTTCCAGTTTGTGCGGTTCCATTTTTAGTTTCAAGCCCGGTACTTTCATTAGGGTTTCTATAGTAATTTTTTCATCTGGCTTTATCTCAAAAATAATTCGATTACATGATTTTCCTTGTTGACCGCTTAGTTTTATTGATTCGTGGCGAAGATCCTTAAATTGAACAACTATGCGGGTAGTGTCTTTTTTTAGTTTTTTGCCAGTTACAAGATAGAACGAAACTCCGCCCCATCTCTTATTATCTATCTCTAATTTTAGAGAAGCATAGGTTTCTGTCGTAGAATTAGCACTCACACGTTTCTCTTGCTGATACCCAGCGTATTGCCCTCTAATACAATCTTTTGCGATATTACTGATAGGTTTTAAGGCGCGCAAAACTTTGACTCGCTGATTGCGGATTGATTCAGGCTGGAAGTTGTCCGGTTCATCCATAGCTACCGATGTTACCATTTGAAGCAAATGAGATTGAACCATGTCACGAAGAGCGCCAATTTGATCATAAAAACTTCCTCTAGTTTCCACTCCTAGTGTTTCTGTGGCAATAATTTTTATGTGGTCAATATAGTTTGAGTTCCAGATTGGTTCAAAAATAGTATTACCAAACCGGAAAGCCAAGATGTTCTGCAAGCTCTCTTTGCCTAAGAAGTGGTCAATTCTATAGATCTGCTCCTCTTGAAATAGTCTGGCTAGCTTTTCATCAAGTAGGCGCGCGGTCTCTAGATCTGATCCAAAAGGTTTCTCGAGGATCACCCGGGTCCAGCCTTCGTCAGGTCCGCATGGCTCGGTGAGACTAGACTTATCTAGGTTAGATATTATAGAATTATAGTGCTGAGGAGGAACAGCAAGATAAAACAGCTTATTAGTACAGTACTTCCATTGATTATCCTGGAAACCGAGTAGTTTTTTAAGCTCGTTGTAGCCAGAGATATTGTCAAAGTCTCCCTGAATATATGAAAAGAGGTTTAGAAAATCTTTTTTACCAGGACGAGGCTCTAAGGCTTTGCTAAGAGTATCTTTAAATTCGCCTTCTGAAAGGTTGCGACGGGCAAAACCAATAATGCGCATATTTTTAGGTAAGATACCCTTACAGTAAAGATCAAAGAGAGCTGGTGCAAGTTTGCGGGAGGTTAAGTCCCCGGTTGCGCCAAAGATAACCATAATTGAGGGTGAAATCTTAATATCCACTGGCTACAGTGTACCATATTTAGAGTGATTTTTTTTACGAGTTAGACTATAGACCAAAATAACGACTAAGGATATTAATATCTGAGGAACAAAATCATGATAGAAATACCAGCTGTAAGTCCCAATAGTGATAATCACCACTGGAATTAAGTAGAACAAACGGTAAGTCTCCACTTTTTTACTGTAGCGCTGGATAACGAATATCGTTCCTAAAAATATCAGCACGGTTATTCCGTATGGACGCAGACTTAAAATATCTATAAGTCCCCCGTTTAAAGCTCCTACCATATATATATTAAAGGCAAGGCCTTTAATATTACTGGACCAGAGGATGAAAATTAAGAGAGCTAAGGGTATTGGAAATAAAGTTGACTCAACCAAAACAGCCAGGAGGATTATGATGGTTATTATTATACTCATAATATATTTTCAATCTCCTTTTTTATTTTGGCATATTCATGCTGATTGAGTTCTAATTCAGGAATTAAACTGTTTTCAATTAACATCTGTTTGAATGGGAATAACACACTAGGGAGATTATATTTGGTTATAATCTGTCCAACCTGAGCTATATTAACCTGAGCCTGGGTAAATAAAGAAAGGAGATCAATAAAGTCTTTACGACCTTTGGAGCTTCTTCCCCTTCGGGAAAGCGTATATAACTTTAATACAAAGAGGTAATCTATTTGGAGTACTTTAAACCCCTGTAGATTGGTGGTATAAGGAAGTAAATCCTCAACAGGTATACCAAGACTGGAGTAATGTGGCAGGTAAATATCCACATCAATGCCTTCAAGATGGATTTCGTATTTATTAAGCCGATCGTTTTTGGAAAGAGAATATTTCTTCTGTATTACTCCAAGAGTATCAAAGTCTATAATAATATCTATATCTTTAGATTTTAAGGTCTGGCTGTATAGATAAGTAGCCCAGCCTCCAATGAGTACAAAATTTAGTTCTTTTTGAAGTTTTTGAAGCTGTTTCCAACTACGATCCGTGATTAGGTCGTTATAATAATCCATTTATCTCCTCCTCTAGTGCTTTAAGATAATCTACTGCGTACCAGTCCGATAAGTTCCAGATGTCAACAAATGTATTTGCAAGAGTTGAGTGTCCTTTGCCAGAAATGAAATGTGGCGGCTTATTAAGAACAAATAGATTAATATTGCCTTTTGCTGAAAACTGAGGGAACCTAAGTTTGAGTTGCTCTA
Proteins encoded in this window:
- the gnd gene encoding 6-phosphogluconate dehydrogenase (decarboxylating), translating into MKIGLIGLGNMGRAIAEHAVEEGIEVVVYNRTTSKAEEFVKKNPNAQFTPTLEELVSKLKIPRILWLMVSAGKPVQDILFGNNGPVLSELLEKGDIIINAVNSHYKDSQRDAEKLAKKGIHYLDVGTSGGIEGARTGACFMIGGPEEAYIKIRSLFKALSYEHKGYAYFGPSGSGHLVKMVHNGIEYAMMQSIAEGVNILDKHPLKPDLVKATEVWNQGSIIQSNLVGWLNKALSSNPNLKDTPAEIGSLGTGDWTVKEAMELGVPVPNIANAVFNRYQSRDKESIAYKVVQALRSQFGGHTSTERPSN
- the zwf gene encoding glucose-6-phosphate dehydrogenase — protein: MDIKISPSIMVIFGATGDLTSRKLAPALFDLYCKGILPKNMRIIGFARRNLSEGEFKDTLSKALEPRPGKKDFLNLFSYIQGDFDNISGYNELKKLLGFQDNQWKYCTNKLFYLAVPPQHYNSIISNLDKSSLTEPCGPDEGWTRVILEKPFGSDLETARLLDEKLARLFQEEQIYRIDHFLGKESLQNILAFRFGNTIFEPIWNSNYIDHIKIIATETLGVETRGSFYDQIGALRDMVQSHLLQMVTSVAMDEPDNFQPESIRNQRVKVLRALKPISNIAKDCIRGQYAGYQQEKRVSANSTTETYASLKLEIDNKRWGGVSFYLVTGKKLKKDTTRIVVQFKDLRHESIKLSGQQGKSCNRIIFEIKPDEKITIETLMKVPGLKLKMEPHKLELDYAKAHTTKLLEAYEKLIVDCMVGDQTLFASTKEVRASWKFITPILKKWQSASSADKNLMKYKPGSWGPPSNILKPGFKIQV